A stretch of Brassica napus cultivar Da-Ae chromosome C6, Da-Ae, whole genome shotgun sequence DNA encodes these proteins:
- the LOC106357045 gene encoding uncharacterized protein LOC106357045, with protein sequence MDSSRTLIVIRRSDPVKKNISSRRSLSYSSSFSSSSSSSLVFPSDSPLNSPATPLRLLGVPFSWEQLPGKPKDYSHRLNHHGNRESSLILPLPPHKSTIFPVTGKNHKSNNSTKKNSFPATEKDPFAAALLECSKGDDYDEDYDGNSGGSRKVLAKSSISKRFGLVNLYGSCRRSCSVTESIVQLPGPEKSASYDHLLLPRRRR encoded by the coding sequence ATGGATTCTTCAAGAACCCTAATAGTAATCAGACGATCTGATCCGGTGAAGAAAAACATTTCATCCCGGCGATCTTTATCTTATTCTTCATCCTTCTCCTCTAGCTCCTCTAGCTCCCTTGTGTTTCCAAGCGACTCTCCTTTGAATTCTCCAGCCACTCCTCTTCGTCTCCTTGGTGTTCCATTCTCATGGGAACAGCTTCCTGGAAAACCCAAAGACTATTCTCATAGACTCAACCACCACGGAAATAGAGAATCTTCACTTATACTACCTCTCCCTCCTCACAAGAGTACCATCTTTCCGGTCACCGGTAAAAATCATAAATCTAATAACTCAACTAAGAAGAATAGCTTCCCGGCGACGGAGAAAGATCCCTTCGCGGCGGCGTTGTTAGAATGTTCCAAAGGTGACGACTATGATGAGGACTACGATGGAAACTCGGGTGGATCAAGAAAGGTGTTGGCAAAGAGCAGCATCAGCAAGAGGTTTGGGTTAGTGAATCTCTACGGTTCTTGTCGAAGATCTTGTTCAGTTACAGAGTCCATTGTTCAGCTACCGGGGCCAGAAAAATCTGCTTCATATGATCATCTGCTTCTTCCACGCCGTCGCCGTTGA